In Streptomyces thermolilacinus SPC6, a single genomic region encodes these proteins:
- a CDS encoding peptidylprolyl isomerase produces the protein MVSSDQRRRQLAREKFERQQRRREEMRRKARRRNAVVAAALAVVLAAGGAVYASVQLTGPERDSVDAASEPSAVPSSGAPTPSASPEPSMAVDAKAAYTMTLKTNVGDLTITMDAAKTPRTVNSFKHLADKKYFDGTKCHRLTTQGIFVLQCGDPEGSGMGGPGYNIPDENLASLGKAGADGKVTFKAGTVAMANTGSPNSGGSQFFLVYQDTELPPQYTPFGTLDAAGLKAVRDVAKAGVEGGAPDGAPKKPVTVEKATVSKK, from the coding sequence GTGGTCAGCAGCGATCAGCGGCGGCGGCAGCTCGCCCGGGAGAAGTTCGAGCGGCAGCAGCGTCGGCGGGAGGAGATGCGGCGGAAGGCCAGGCGCCGCAACGCCGTCGTGGCCGCCGCGCTCGCCGTGGTCCTGGCGGCCGGTGGCGCCGTGTACGCCTCCGTCCAGCTGACCGGGCCGGAGAGGGACAGCGTCGACGCGGCGTCCGAGCCGAGCGCGGTGCCGTCCTCCGGCGCGCCGACCCCGTCGGCGTCGCCCGAGCCGTCGATGGCGGTCGACGCGAAGGCGGCGTACACGATGACGCTCAAGACGAACGTGGGCGACCTGACGATCACCATGGACGCCGCGAAGACCCCGCGTACGGTCAACTCCTTCAAGCACCTCGCGGACAAGAAGTACTTCGACGGTACGAAGTGTCACCGGCTGACCACGCAAGGCATCTTCGTCCTCCAGTGCGGCGACCCGGAGGGCTCCGGCATGGGCGGGCCCGGCTACAACATCCCGGACGAGAACCTGGCGTCGCTCGGCAAGGCGGGGGCCGACGGCAAGGTGACGTTCAAGGCGGGCACGGTGGCGATGGCCAACACGGGCAGCCCGAACAGCGGCGGCAGCCAGTTCTTCCTCGTGTACCAGGACACCGAACTGCCGCCGCAGTACACGCCGTTCGGGACGCTCGACGCGGCCGGTCTGAAGGCGGTCCGGGACGTGGCGAAGGCCGGTGTGGAGGGCGGCGCCCCGGACGGCGCCCCGAAGAAGCCCGTCACCGTGGAAAAGGCCACGGTCAGCAAGAAGTGA
- a CDS encoding vitamin K epoxide reductase family protein, producing MTTTSAVDDMSSDSRTIGASRAFAWMLVVTGAAGLLAAWVITLDKFKILEDPNYVPGCSINPIIACGSIMKSEQASVFGFPNPMLGLVTYGMVIAIGVGLLAGARYRRWYWLGLNAGMLFGVGFCVWLMIQSLYEINALCLWCCLAWVATIIMFWYVTSHNVRSGVLPASAGLRRFLDEFTWVLPVVHIGVVLMLILTRWWDQLL from the coding sequence ATGACGACGACTTCAGCAGTTGACGACATGTCCTCCGACTCCCGCACCATCGGCGCGAGCCGGGCGTTCGCGTGGATGCTGGTCGTCACCGGCGCGGCGGGGCTGCTCGCCGCGTGGGTCATCACGCTCGACAAGTTCAAGATCCTCGAGGACCCGAACTACGTTCCGGGCTGCAGCATCAACCCGATCATCGCGTGCGGCAGCATCATGAAGAGCGAGCAGGCGTCGGTCTTCGGTTTCCCGAACCCGATGCTGGGCCTCGTCACCTACGGCATGGTGATCGCCATCGGCGTGGGCCTGCTCGCGGGCGCCCGCTACCGCCGCTGGTACTGGCTGGGCCTGAACGCGGGCATGCTGTTCGGGGTCGGCTTCTGCGTCTGGCTGATGATCCAGTCCCTGTACGAGATCAACGCGCTGTGCCTGTGGTGCTGCCTCGCCTGGGTCGCGACGATCATCATGTTCTGGTACGTGACCTCGCACAACGTCCGCAGCGGCGTGCTGCCCGCGTCGGCCGGTCTGCGGCGCTTCCTCGACGAGTTCACCTGGGTCCTGCCGGTCGTCCACATCGGGGTCGTCCTCATGCTGATCCTGACCCGTTGGTGGGACCAGCTGCTCTGA
- a CDS encoding MBL fold metallo-hydrolase, whose protein sequence is MLIAGFPAGAWGTNCYVVAPAAGEECVIIDPGHQAAQGVEETLKKHRLKPVAVVLTHGHIDHVASVVPVCGAHDVPAWIHPADRYMMSDPEKALGRSIGMPLMGELTVGEPDDVHELSDGAKLELAGLELTVAHAPGHTKGSVTFGMPEAADIPPVFFSGDLLFAGSIGRTDLPGGDMDEMLASLARVCLPLDDSTVVLSGHGPQTTIGRERATNPYLREVAAGLGSPAAPRRGM, encoded by the coding sequence GTGCTTATTGCCGGGTTCCCCGCCGGGGCCTGGGGGACCAACTGCTATGTGGTCGCCCCCGCCGCCGGTGAGGAGTGCGTGATCATCGACCCGGGCCACCAGGCCGCCCAGGGAGTCGAGGAGACGCTCAAGAAGCATCGGCTCAAGCCCGTGGCCGTCGTGCTCACCCACGGCCACATCGACCACGTCGCGTCCGTCGTCCCGGTCTGCGGGGCCCATGACGTGCCCGCCTGGATCCACCCGGCCGACCGGTACATGATGAGCGACCCGGAGAAGGCCCTCGGACGCTCCATCGGCATGCCGCTCATGGGCGAGCTGACCGTCGGCGAGCCGGACGACGTCCACGAGCTGAGCGACGGCGCGAAGCTGGAGCTGGCGGGTCTGGAGCTGACCGTGGCGCACGCGCCCGGCCATACCAAGGGGTCGGTGACCTTCGGGATGCCCGAGGCCGCGGACATCCCGCCGGTCTTCTTCTCGGGCGACCTGCTGTTCGCCGGCTCCATCGGACGCACCGACCTGCCCGGCGGTGACATGGACGAGATGCTCGCGTCGCTGGCCCGCGTGTGCCTGCCGCTCGACGACTCGACCGTGGTGCTGTCCGGCCACGGCCCCCAGACCACCATCGGCCGCGAGCGCGCCACCAACCCGTACCTGCGGGAGGTGGCCGCCGGCCTCGGGAGCCCAGCGGCTCCCCGACGAGGAATGTGA
- the hisS gene encoding histidine--tRNA ligase, which translates to MSTFQAPKGTYDLLPPDSATYLAVREAIAAPLRNSGYGYVETPGFENVELFARGVGESTDIVTKEMYAFETKGGDKLALRPEGTASVLRAALEANLHKTGNLPVKLWYSGSYYRYERPQKGRYRHFSQVGAEAIGAEDPALDAELIILADQAYRSLGLRNFRILLNSLGDRECRPVYRAALQDFLRGLDLDEDTLRRAEINPLRVLDDKRESVQKQLTGAPLLRDYLCDACKAYHEEVRELITAAGVAFEDDPKLVRGLDYYTRTTFEFVHDGLGSQSAVGGGGRYDGLSEMIGGPALPSVGWALGVDRTVLALEAEGVTLDIPASTSVYAVPLGEEARRTLFGVVTELRRAGVATDFSFGGKGLKGAMKNANRSGARFALVAGERDLAEGVVQLKDMESGEQEPVALDAVVSTLQAKLA; encoded by the coding sequence GTGAGTACTTTCCAGGCCCCCAAGGGCACGTACGACCTGCTGCCGCCCGATTCCGCCACGTATCTGGCGGTGCGCGAGGCCATCGCGGCGCCGCTGCGGAACTCCGGTTACGGCTATGTCGAGACGCCCGGCTTCGAGAACGTCGAACTGTTCGCGCGCGGTGTCGGCGAGTCCACCGACATCGTGACCAAGGAGATGTACGCCTTCGAGACCAAGGGCGGCGACAAGCTGGCCCTGCGTCCCGAAGGCACCGCGTCCGTGCTGCGCGCGGCGCTGGAGGCCAATCTCCACAAGACGGGCAACCTCCCCGTCAAGCTCTGGTACTCGGGCTCGTACTACCGCTACGAGCGCCCCCAGAAGGGCCGCTACCGCCACTTCTCCCAGGTCGGCGCCGAGGCGATCGGCGCGGAGGACCCGGCGCTGGACGCCGAGCTGATCATTCTGGCCGACCAGGCGTACCGCTCGCTGGGCCTGCGGAACTTCCGCATCCTGCTCAACAGCCTCGGTGACCGCGAGTGCCGCCCCGTCTACCGCGCCGCGCTCCAGGACTTCCTTCGCGGCCTCGACCTGGACGAGGACACCCTGCGCCGCGCGGAGATCAACCCGCTGCGCGTCCTGGACGACAAGCGCGAGTCGGTCCAGAAGCAGCTGACGGGCGCCCCGCTGCTGCGCGACTACCTGTGCGACGCGTGCAAGGCGTACCACGAGGAGGTCCGCGAGCTGATCACCGCGGCCGGGGTCGCCTTCGAGGACGACCCGAAGCTGGTGCGCGGCCTGGACTACTACACCCGCACCACCTTCGAGTTCGTCCACGACGGGCTCGGCTCGCAGTCCGCGGTGGGCGGCGGCGGCCGGTACGACGGGCTGTCCGAGATGATCGGCGGCCCCGCGCTGCCGTCCGTCGGCTGGGCGCTCGGCGTGGACCGCACGGTCCTGGCGCTGGAGGCCGAGGGCGTCACGCTGGACATCCCGGCGAGCACCAGCGTGTACGCCGTGCCGCTGGGCGAGGAGGCGCGCCGCACGCTGTTCGGCGTCGTCACCGAGCTGCGCCGCGCGGGCGTGGCCACGGACTTCTCGTTCGGCGGGAAGGGCCTGAAGGGGGCCATGAAGAACGCCAACCGCTCCGGCGCCCGCTTCGCGCTCGTCGCGGGCGAGCGGGACCTCGCCGAGGGCGTCGTCCAGCTCAAGGACATGGAGTCCGGCGAGCAGGAGCCCGTCGCGCTGGACGCGGTGGTGAGCACGCTCCAGGCCAAGCTGGCCTGA
- a CDS encoding replication-associated recombination protein A, with product MEPDLFTAAAEDRQEKDPASSPLAVRMRPRTLDEVVGQRHLLKPGSPLRRLVGEGAGGPAGASSVILWGPPGIGKTTLAYVVSKATNKRFVELSAITAGVKEVRAVIDGARRAAGGFGKETVLFLDEIHRFSKAQQDSLLPAVENRWVTLIAATTENPYFSVISPLLSRSLLLTLEPLTDDDLRGLLKRALTEERGLAGAVTLPEDAEAHLLRIAGGDARRALTALEAAAGAAIAKGEAEITLATLEETVDRAAVKYDRDGDQHYDVASALIKSIRGSDVDAALHYLARMIEAGEDPRFIARRLMISASEDIGLADPTALPTAVAAAQAVAMIGFPEAALTLSHATIALALAPKSNAATLAIQAAQADVRAGLAGPVPPHLRDGHYKGAAKLGHAQGYVYPHDVPGGIAAQQYAPDTVRDRRYYQPTRYGAEARYADVVEKVRERLRGGGTPQQQS from the coding sequence GTGGAGCCCGACCTCTTTACCGCCGCAGCAGAAGACCGCCAGGAGAAGGACCCGGCGAGCAGCCCGCTCGCCGTCCGGATGCGCCCGCGCACGCTCGACGAGGTCGTCGGGCAGCGGCATCTGCTGAAGCCCGGTTCGCCGCTGCGCCGTCTGGTCGGCGAGGGCGCGGGGGGCCCGGCCGGGGCCTCGTCCGTGATCCTCTGGGGCCCGCCCGGCATCGGCAAGACGACCCTCGCGTACGTCGTGTCCAAGGCGACCAACAAGCGTTTCGTGGAGCTGTCCGCGATCACGGCCGGGGTCAAGGAGGTCCGCGCGGTCATCGACGGCGCCCGCCGCGCGGCCGGTGGCTTCGGCAAGGAGACCGTCCTGTTCCTGGACGAGATCCACCGCTTCAGCAAGGCCCAGCAGGACTCGCTGCTGCCCGCCGTCGAGAACCGCTGGGTGACGCTCATCGCGGCGACGACGGAGAACCCGTACTTCTCGGTGATCTCCCCGCTGCTCTCCCGCTCGCTGCTGCTGACGCTGGAGCCGCTCACCGACGACGACCTGCGCGGTCTGCTGAAGCGGGCGCTCACCGAGGAGCGCGGCCTCGCCGGGGCGGTGACGCTGCCCGAGGACGCCGAGGCGCATCTGCTGCGGATAGCAGGCGGCGACGCGCGGCGGGCGCTGACGGCGCTGGAGGCCGCGGCCGGGGCGGCGATCGCCAAGGGCGAGGCGGAGATCACGCTCGCCACGCTGGAGGAGACCGTGGACCGGGCCGCGGTGAAGTACGACCGGGACGGCGACCAGCACTACGACGTGGCGAGCGCGCTGATCAAGTCGATCCGCGGCTCGGACGTGGACGCGGCGCTGCACTACCTGGCGCGGATGATCGAGGCGGGGGAGGACCCCCGGTTCATCGCCCGGCGGCTGATGATCTCGGCGAGCGAGGACATCGGGCTCGCGGACCCGACGGCGCTGCCCACGGCGGTGGCGGCGGCGCAGGCGGTCGCGATGATCGGCTTCCCGGAGGCGGCGCTGACGCTCAGCCACGCCACGATCGCCCTCGCCCTGGCCCCGAAGTCGAACGCGGCGACGCTCGCCATCCAAGCCGCCCAGGCGGACGTACGGGCGGGGCTCGCCGGACCGGTGCCCCCGCATTTGCGCGACGGGCACTACAAGGGCGCCGCCAAGCTGGGCCACGCGCAGGGGTACGTGTACCCGCACGACGTGCCCGGCGGGATCGCCGCCCAGCAGTACGCCCCGGACACCGTGCGGGACCGGCGCTACTACCAGCCGACCCGCTACGGCGCGGAGGCGCGGTACGCCGACGTGGTGGAGAAGGTGCGGGAGCGGCTGCGCGGCGGCGGCACACCACAGCAGCAGTCATGA